acggggcatatccagaaaatgggcgaaatacgaggaaatatatgaatacgtggaaccatggtcaaataatactaaggcatctctgtggcaaactgagacaatacctgtaatcatagcatctgaagcaatatcatctggtctggcagggagagcatagaaactgGTCTGACCACCCCCTAATCTGCCTCCCtttctagggcgacccctagctgactgacctccaccccgagctgactgggcgggtggtgaggtagctggtgctgtagtcggaggcagactcctctgctgagatagacctccatgacgacgaggacactacctccacatattcccaagctccccacactcaaaacaacttccTGGTACTGGCgacggaaactgaagggaacccctagcactgggatgactggtagaagaccctggcatggaagagccctgaacaggtggagcacgggatgaactctgaactggaagggcactaagtgatgagtggccctaatgagaactgtgagaactatggctagatgatgcaccccgatgaaatggtcgagctgactgagcctgtctaaaatgacgacctctaccgtgctgaaactgatccccaaaaggagcaccgctgaatccaccttGACAACGAGGCCTCTTAGActcccgctcaaccctctcctgaccgcgaaccatctcaatctgccgagtaatgtcgacaacctcatcaaaggtagcacccgaaacctgctccctggtcatgagcaactgtagctgataagtgaggccatcaataaacctcatgatcctcaccctgtccgtgggaaccaaccagatagcatgacgggtcaactcggagaaccgcatctcatactgcgtcacagacatatcacgtTGGcggagccgctcaaactgtctacgcagctcctctttgtgggatcgaggcacgaacttctccaaaaagaccacggagaactgctgccaagtaaggggtgctgcgccaacatgcctacgcctctcgtaagtctcccaccatctgagtgcatccccataaaactgaaaggtagtgaatgagaccccacaagtctccaaaataccagcactacggagtatcctctaacacctgtctaaaaagtcctgagcatcctctctctctgtgccactgaaaggtggtggttgaagtctcccaaacctttccaacctgcgctgatcatcctcaggcatagcaggaaccatataatcctgagcaacagtaatcggctgggctggtggtgcctccagtgtctgaagtccctgaataacctgctcgggtgtgcgagcgacgggagtctgagtgcctcctctggcctgagaagtggctgcagccgtcgaaatagagaccatctgagcaaggccagtacacgctgttagaatctgagctagggcctcctgaaggcctggaatcacgatAGGCACAAGTGGTGTCTGAGCTGGTGCATCgacaactggaacttggtcctgatctgggacaaccggtggatctgtaggtactgctCCAACTGAtgtacctctgcccctaccacgacctctacTGCGGCCTTGACCTCttgcggccctggctggtggtactggtggctggcctttctgaccggtagtacgagtccttaccatatgtgagagaatgaaacaacagatgtttagttactagaatcaacagattcgcacgacaagaattcaagaatgtggagtttcctaaaggttctgtagcgtCCTACatataagtacaaatgtctctgtatcgatccgcaagactctactaaacccgctcatgactcgtgagacctatgtaacctaggctctgataccagtctgtcaagacccaaaactaaaccccgtcgtgatggcgcctatcgtggaactaggcaaacagactcatttccaaaacaaaccgatattttcatttcaaagataatttcaaggttatttaacgtaaaacctccatttaaagagttcaaattaaagaaaaacagaagtgcgaaaaagaaaaaaaatccgacatcggggtgtcactagtcatgagaatatactacaatctgtctaacaatatcaaggctaactcagcccgaaaaatagttaaatacaactagaggaatataagagggagaagagcaggggctgcgatcgccaaacagctaccttgctatctccaagaaaatctgcaaccagaacactaaataaccgctaccgtatccagctacaactgaatctgcacacaaggtgcacggagtaacgtgagtacgccaactcagtaagtaacaacattaaataaagactgagcagtagtgacgagcaataaagcatataacgctcatatcagaaaatctcagtaaaataccatatgcttttaaaaatcaggatttgaatcaaacatctcgtttaaacccagttccagtaaaaatcatttaaagacatttttccaacaatttttcaaacaaaggctcaatgcaaaggtgagcaaaaatgatgaaatcataaacagcccctcgggcaaaacatcactcatatacagcccctcggggcaaacctcacagtcactcatgccaatcgggcatacctcacaatcacttttgCCACTCTGGTatacctcacaatcgctcatgcctcccagtcactcagcactcggcactcgcactcagtaggtacctgcgctcactgggggtgtgtacaaactccggaggggctccttcagcccaagcgctataatatgcatggacaacttacgtgctgtaataataaagtatgctgcaggcgggtagccccgatccacactcatcctcacaatcagtccCTCGGCTGATATCAAACATAAAtatgctacaggcgggcagccccgatccacactcatcctcagaATCAGTCCCTCGTCCTCAGtcaatcataaacctctcaagccactcgggcattttagtaaaatatggcattcggcccaaaacatttatatgcatcaaaatagagtcataaaactgagttatgcgataaacaagtataaacatgactgagtatagattttcaatcgaaaacaatgagaggatggtaagaaacaacccctaagggtccaaacagctttggcacaaggcccaaacatggcattcagcccaatttacagaaattctttctaaaacatataagtatcaaatggtttcaacaaagtatgcaactttacagttgctacgggacagacgaagtcacaaatccccaaaagtgcacgcccacacgcctgtcacctagcatgtgcgtcacttcaaaacaatagaatgatacgaaatccggggtttcataccctcacgactagatttacaatcgttacttacctcaaaacggtcaaatctctaccctgcaatgctcttgcctctggactcggcctccaaatgctccaaatctattcgcaatcagtataataccatcaatatacgctaatggaatgaattccacaagaaaggcttcaaaattagaccaaaatccgaaattggctaaAATATTGtctatggggcccacgtctcggaacccgacaaaagttataaaatccaaaatcctattcaaccacgagtctacccatatcaataTTACCAAAAtacgacctcaactcgaccctcaaatctacaaatcttatttcccaatttctaagttccaatctccgatttacgcctcaaaatcatgtaatctagtcggattattcgatgataattcaatattatggagtagaaatgatcacaagggacttatctcaagtttttcttgaaaatatatcaaaaattgcctctcctcaagatccaatttgtcaaaaatagcaaatgagacgaagtccctatttttataattctgcccagacaacctcggttctgcctcgatcttggccttcgatcctggtcctcaatcctggttctcgatcctaggccttcgatcTTGGTTTtcgatcctaggccttcgatAATGTCTTCGATCCGActttcgaccgtgaccctcgaccatgggttcgatcatggccctcgaccctgggctcgatcatggcttccatcgtggccctcgaccctgggctcgattctgagagatttctgggctcgattctggcagaagaaatttccaacagaaggaaattgcagcagttgttgtagttcaattgtttatccgttaaccatccgaaactcacctgagtccctcgggacctccaccaaatataccaacaagtcctaaaacatcatacgaacttagtcgaatccttaaatcatctcaaacaactctaaaaccatgaattatgccccaattcaagcctaatgaattttgaaatttctaatttctacaaacaactccggaacctatcaaatcgcgtccgattgacctcaaattttgcacacaaatcctaaatgacataacagaggtatttcaattttcagaatcggattccgaccccgatatcaaaaagtcacccccggtcaaacttctcaaaaataaaactttcggcatttcaagcctaattcctctacggacttccaaataatattccggacacgctcttaagcccaaaatcaccatacggagctattggaatcatcaaaattcaaatccgaggtcgtttacacataggtccatatccggtccacttttctaacttaaaattttcaattatgagactaagtgtctcatttcactctgagttccttccgTACCCAAATCAACTAACCCAATacaacataatatagctgaatgaCACAAAAAGAGTAgtaaaaatggggaaaatggggttaTAACTATCGAAATGACCGGCCTGGTCGTTAcacattttctcttctatttatagaaaaaattttaaaattttttcagtttttttaattattttattatttttaatttaaaaatgccccacttcccatttttcttccttttaaaaaaaaattctccacttttctttacttttattttttaattttcctctttttatttttattatatttaaattttcattttttttagtttttttaatttttatttttcacttattttacttttcttttttttaatttccactttattttactttttttttatattttcacctacctttaattttattttttaattccaactttcttttactttttattttttaaatttccacattcttttattttttattttttattttccactttcttttacttttttattaaacaatctccacctacttttacttttacttttaaattccATATTtctaattttcctattttttattcCCAtccaaaaaaaattttaaaaatttatttatttatttgttttttaatttattttattttaaaaaaaaagataaaaataaaaataaaataatattaatagtaataattgaccttttaaattatttttaattttaatcctatatataaaaaaaaagtaacaaggctaaaaaatatatattaaatttttaaaaataattacacaataGAAGGTGatcaaaattcaaatatagtgaaaaattaggtgttcacggATGGATGATGAGATCCTCTATCATTAATTAAATGTTTTAATTTCGAGTCTTGCCTAGTGCAAATTTATATTACTTCAACTAATGGGTTTCAGATTCATATGGTTATTAAAAAAAGGTAGacaaatataacaaaaatagAGTATCTATTTATAATCCAATACAAGCTTTCCCTTGTTTTCTCTCTGTTTTCCCTTCTCATACTTTTCATTTCTCACTTTGTTGCCTTCCCTTTCCCTGTTTCAAGCAAATGAAGCCTTTATAATCAAATTATCAATCAATGAACTGAGGGATAAAATTACATATTTCTTATAATCAAGGGACCAAATTGCAATTCTCccacttctttttatttttccgcTATGtaaaagaaacatgaaatatctCCCCCGGCCAACCATCTCTATAAATATCCCATTTCCTTCGCGCCATTCCATTTCAAATGTTCATTCTCACAGAATCGCAGGCGACGTTCTCTTCGAGATTCCTTTTCTAGAATTTTCTTCTCCGATACAGTTTCTTACTCAACACGAAAACGAAAAGCTAAGTTCACAGAGCCGATCGCTTCGATGTTTTCGATTTCTAGGGTTTTACATCCTTGCTTTGTGATCGATTAGGCCACAAAATCAACGTAGAAGGATTCCTACGTCGTGTATATTGGGAAATTCGGCGATTATTTGTGTTTTATTAGAAAATGAGTAAGCTTTTAGGATTATCAGGCATGAAAGGCCGCGATCACTTCAAATCGCTGGCCGGAGCTGGTTTAGGAGCTGCGAAAGCCATGCCGATAACGACGCGCATGTCCGCTGACATGGTTTCTTCTGGAAGTTTTGCGAATTTGAAGCTTACAGCAGGTTATTAGTTGATTAATGTATTAGTTTTCTAAATTTTCTGAAAAAATGTATgctacttcttaaaataaattgcTCATTTGTTTCTATCGTCAACAGAGAAATTGGTGAAGGAGCAAGCTTCTGCTAAAACTGATCTGCAATTGGCGGTAATTTCGTTGAAATGTTCCATTTTGTACACCAATGCACGGGTTTGTGTGTGTGAGTGCGTGTGTATGTGTACGCTTGCATGAGTGCATCTTTCTATGCGTGTGGCATGTGTTGGTCCCCATAGATACAGCTGTCAGGTGTAGGCTTATACAGAACATACAAAGGCTTCTATTAATAATATACTGCTATTAGGATTTAGGTTTTATGCTTGAATTTTGAGGCCTAATGACTTGTAATTTCACTTGTTTTATAACTGTGCGTCTCATAATTGAATGCAGAACTCTAAATTGAAGAAGTTGATTGAAGATATTCATATGCTGGAAGAAAAGTTGCAAAATGCGTACAATGAAAATGCTAAGTTGAAAGTGAAGCAGAAAGAAGACGAGAAGCTTTGGAAAGGGCTGGAATCTAAATTTTCTTCAACAAAGACTTTGTGTGATCAGCTAACTGAAACTTTACAGCACCTAGCTGGTGTGGTTCAGGATGGTATGTCACCGTAACTTTCCTTTGAAGAATATCCGGATGCAAAGCAGATAGAACAATCCTTTCTGgctttttaatatttttggattGTGCACTTGACTCTACAGCTGAAAAAGACAAGGCATCTTTTGAAGATAGACGATCTGCAACTTCTGTTGTTATTGATAACTTGCAGGACAACATTAAAGCCCTCTCTTTGAGGCTGGAATCCTCTGAAGAAACTGTTAGAAATTGTAAGTTAATAATGCCTTATTATGCGATATATTTTTATCACCAATTGAGAAGCTTCTAAGTAGTTAGATACCATATATGCTACTGAATAACTAGAGGTTTATGCTTCTTAGATACTAATGTTTAAAGTTGCCTAACATGTTTTTGGGTTGTCAATAAAGGTAAAAGGGAGCTGAATGAACTCGGTATCGAGAAGGAGAAAATGGAGAACTCTTTCAGGGTTGAACAGAGCAAAAGTATCAGTGTAATTGAGGAGAAAGGTAAATAGCTATGATCTAAGAGCTTTTGTGCTTGTACCTCAACTTTCGATAAATAGCAGATGTTGCGTACAAAAAAATGGTTCTACCGTCTGCCTCAACTAGCTAATCCcctcttcttttttatttatttatgttaattCTGTTGTCTTTTAAGTGCCTGTCCCTTTGGTTGATTCAATATGGACTTAAGCAGTCCACATTCTATTTCACTTTTATTACATGGTTAATTTGTTTTTGAATGATCTATGTGTGGCTGCTCTTAACTACATAAGAAGCTCGTAGACTGGTCTGTGCCAAAGCCCATAGTTTCTCCTCTATGAACCTAGGGGGAAATTTCAAGTCGAGGGATTCAAGTCTTGTTTGAGATATATCTCTTTTTATATGTTACGCTGTAACTGAAACTGTTCACCGTCTTTGGGAAACAGTTGCATTTGACAATTCTCTTGAAGTCGTCTGTCATTTCAAGTTCTTCTCCATCCATTGGATTCATATTGTGTCCTTTAACATTCATTTAACTATAAAACTTTTCATAGACTTGGTGTCTCCTAAAGAGGTATTAGTGCTCTTTAAGGTCATTTGTCTAGTTAATCAGAAAGAGAAATTTTTCATGTTATGCTTCATTCTGCGCAGAGATGTCCTACTACTGACACAGATCTTAACATCTCTACTTTTTGTGATAATTACCTCTTGGTAACTTTCTCAGTTCTAAATACTTTTCTCCCTTTATTTACttgtttctttctcttattttttttataagatgCCACGATCAAGGAATTCGAAGCTACTGTAGCAGCTAATGGACTTGCAGTGGAGAATTTGAAGTCCAAGTTGGAAGAATTACATCTCGAATCAAGATTAAAAGAAGATGAACTGGAGGACTTGAGGAATGTCAAAAAGAATTTGGATAAAGAAAGAAGTGATTTGGTATCTAGAAATAGCAACTTTGCCAAACAATTAGATACATCACTTCAGGAGATAAAGAACCTTAATGAGTTTGTGAATCAAATGGTGATAAAGTTTACTCATTTGGATAGTCAAAGTCTCGCCTTTGCGGAGAAGATAGTTCAGCTTAATGCTTTATTTGACGCTGGATTTGAAATGATGAGAGAGAAGGGGGAACTTGCTGCTCGGCATGCTCAACGAAAGTTTGACAAGCTCCAGGATCAATATACAAGCGTTATATCAGAGAAAAATTCTCTAAAGTTAGCTAATAAGGACTTGAAGGACAAAGTCTCTGCACTTCAGAACGAGCAGGAATGTGCAATGGTGCAGCATGCTGAAGAATCCCGTTTAGCAGAAGATCGGATTAGAAAATTAGAGTCTGAAGCAGAACTGCTTCTTTCCAAGAAGATGGAGATGGAAGTGCTGATTAGCAAGCTGCAGGAGAATGTTGTCGCTTTATCAGAAAATTCAAAactatcggagaatgaaatggtTAATTCTTCTCACAGAACATTCATTAGTAACAGTGTCTGATTAAACATAACAAGATCAATTTTCATATCTTGCAGCAAAATTTATTGGTGAAACTCTCTGAGATGGAAACAGATAACAAGGACCATATTGAAAAGCTTCAATCAGACATGCAGAAAAAGGAAGATGAAATCCATATTTTACGCAAGGAAATTGACAAGTACACAGAAACAGTGGAATCACTGGAGAAGCATGTTGCAGAGATTAACAATAAATTGGAGGAGAAAGATAAGCTTGTTCAGGAACTTCAGGACAGGCAGAAACAATTGGAAGCTGAGAGAGAAAAGGTTTTTTCTATGGATACCTTTAGTTTTACAGATCCTACTAAATCCAATACAGTGTGTTTAAATGCCTTGTGTTTTGTACCTTATTGCAGATTCAAGCATCTTTGCTTGCTGCTGAAAGCAACCTTGCAGAAGCTAAAAAGCAGCATGATCAGATGTTAGAAAGCAAACAACTAGAACTTTCTAGGCATTTAAAGGAATTATCTCAGAAAAATGATCAGGTTAATCTTAAAATATTCTATCTGGTGTTTCTGTATATGTTTGCTCCTATCCAACAAGTTACACTCGTAGGATCTTTCTCAGGCCATCAGTGACATCCGGAGGAAGTATGACTTGGAGAAGTTGGAAAGTATCAATCTAGAGAAGGAGAAGGTAGCTATTGATTCTTATGTTGAAGCATATTTTGACTGGAAATATATCTTCGCCTTTCACTTCATTTATTAATCTCAGGCTGAAAAAATTATTGGAGAGATGGAAAGAAACTGTGAGTTAAAGCTGTTGGAATACAGAGAAGAATCTAATCAGAACTTGAAGCATGTACAGGAAGAACATGCTGCTTTGGTATGTATGGTAAAGGATGTACAATTATCATTTGCTTCTTAGGGTCATGAAAACTTCTATATTTTCTAATAAATTCCAAGATTAACACTCTAATTATTCTACTGTATCCCTTCTTTCAAAGTTATTCTTTTGCACACAGTTCAGGTTTATCTTTGTGTCTTCTAGTTTGACTCCTGTCAGATATTAGTGTTTCAGTTGCATTGAAGTTCAATACTCTTTCATGATTCTCACACTTATTTGTTAAGGTTGTAGGGAAACTCTTGAGCACGATGATCCTCATGTAAATATTTTGTGTTCATTTATTAGAATTATTGTGTTATCATGCTTCTCAACGAAAATGAATTTAGGATCTTGCTTAGATCCTCTTAGGAACAACATTTCAAGGTTTGAAATGATACTTGAGGTTCAAACGTGATTTTATGAGTAGTTTGCCAACTGGAATCAAGATTGCGAGTGGGCAACTAAAATGTGATTTTTCACGCTTATGTAGAAGCTACCTTCAAGGAAGCATTTTCCCAAACTTCAACTCTATTTAATTTCCTAAATAACCTTTTCTCATGCTAGACTGTAAATATCTATAAGAACATGTTGGCTATTATTAACTTATCATCAGTTATAGTAGTTTGGTCGCCTAACACATTAAAAGATTATTGTACTTATCCCGTTTGTCAGATCTAATGGATTCTATTTTGCCCACCATGTATCTGGAGTCCAGACAGCCAGTTAGGCTAAGTATGCTGCCAAAGAAACATAAAACCTTCTGCTTGCTTTACTATGTAATTCAGATAAGACACCCAGCACTTCTTGGGCTTCAAAGACAGAAGTGTATGAATATGTTGAAAACAGACTTCATTTAGCCTATAGCTGAAGCATTTTGCCGCAGGTATGTCATATTCAACAAGAACACAGCAAGAAGGAAATGAGTCTTGTTTCCAGTCACAATGAAGAGCTAAAACGTGTCCGACTTCAGTATGAAAATGAACTGAGAGAAGTAAACTTTCTTCAGCTTTGTTTTTGTGTCTTAGCTCATTATTCTGCATGCATATTGCCTTAGTCGCTGAGGTGTGATATTTCTCTCAGAAAACAAGTTCAATGAGGAATGAGCATGAAGCTCAGTTAAGAGCTCTGAGACTTGAGCTTGAGGATGAATGCAGAAGACTGCAGGAGGAGTTGGATATGCTGAAGTCTAAAGTATGTTTTAAATGAGTTTCTACTCACAGTGATTTTTTGTCTTATTGTACTTGTGTCTTATCTCAGGAGGAGAAACAGAGGGCTCTGTTGCAGTTGCAATGGAAAGTAATGGGAAATAATCCGGAAGAGGAAGAAGTGACTTCAAAGAAGGTTTGACTCTTTATTCTTTAGATGCATAGACCGCCCCCGGCCACAAGAGGGAAAAAAGATTCCTATTCTCTCCGGTTAGAAGGAGGTTCTGTTTGATTGTTTTTAGAAATATTTGTTTTTAAGATT
The nucleotide sequence above comes from Nicotiana tabacum cultivar K326 chromosome 12, ASM71507v2, whole genome shotgun sequence. Encoded proteins:
- the LOC107810470 gene encoding synaptonemal complex protein 1, which gives rise to MSKLLGLSGMKGRDHFKSLAGAGLGAAKAMPITTRMSADMVSSGSFANLKLTAEKLVKEQASAKTDLQLANSKLKKLIEDIHMLEEKLQNAYNENAKLKVKQKEDEKLWKGLESKFSSTKTLCDQLTETLQHLAGVVQDAEKDKASFEDRRSATSVVIDNLQDNIKALSLRLESSEETVRNCKRELNELGIEKEKMENSFRVEQSKSISVIEEKDATIKEFEATVAANGLAVENLKSKLEELHLESRLKEDELEDLRNVKKNLDKERSDLVSRNSNFAKQLDTSLQEIKNLNEFVNQMVIKFTHLDSQSLAFAEKIVQLNALFDAGFEMMREKGELAARHAQRKFDKLQDQYTSVISEKNSLKLANKDLKDKVSALQNEQECAMVQHAEESRLAEDRIRKLESEAELLLSKKMEMEVLISKLQENVVALSENSKLSENEMQNLLVKLSEMETDNKDHIEKLQSDMQKKEDEIHILRKEIDKYTETVESLEKHVAEINNKLEEKDKLVQELQDRQKQLEAEREKIQASLLAAESNLAEAKKQHDQMLESKQLELSRHLKELSQKNDQAISDIRRKYDLEKLESINLEKEKAEKIIGEMERNCELKLLEYREESNQNLKHVQEEHAALVCHIQQEHSKKEMSLVSSHNEELKRVRLQYENELREKTSSMRNEHEAQLRALRLELEDECRRLQEELDMLKSKEEKQRALLQLQWKVMGNNPEEEEVTSKKKHSGSLTKRNQSDSCKKGQLAPVRAEAKDVDAHYLEGSQTPVSNLLRKVEKVNTGSVISMPKHSRKVTHHEYEVETTNGRTITKRRKTKSTVMFDDPSKNKKKRTPKVKTPREVIRSIKGGSHPKPANIGDLFSEGSLNPYADDPYAFG